From Ancylobacter pratisalsi, one genomic window encodes:
- the gatB gene encoding Asp-tRNA(Asn)/Glu-tRNA(Gln) amidotransferase subunit GatB, with the protein MNMHARPADPKKLIKGATGDWEIVIGMEIHAQVTSNSKLFSGASTAFGGDPNSHVSLVDAAMPGMLPVINEECVKQAVRTGLGLKAEINLRSVFDRKNYFYPDLPQGYQISQYKSPIVGEGVVLVDTADGQIEVGIERLHLEQDAGKSIHDQHPTLSLVDLNRSGVALMEIVSKPDLRSSEEAKAYVTKLRTILRYLGTCDGDMEKGSLRADVNVSVRKPGDDFGTRCEIKNVNSIRFIGQAIEAEARRQIGIIEDGGKIDQETRLFDPGRGETRSMRSKEEAHDYRYFPDPDLLPLEFSQAFVDELGTHLPELPDEKKARFVSVYGLSAYDADVLVAEKATADYYEACASGRDAKAAANFVINELFGRLNKEGKDIETSPVSAVQIGAIVDLIADGTISGKIAKDLFEIVFTEGGDPRVIVEERGMKQVTDTGAIEAAVDAIIAANPDKVEQVKAKPTMLGWFVGQVMKQTGGKANPQAVNDLLKGKLGI; encoded by the coding sequence ATGAACATGCACGCGCGCCCCGCCGACCCGAAGAAGCTGATCAAGGGTGCGACCGGCGATTGGGAGATTGTCATCGGCATGGAGATCCATGCCCAGGTGACCTCCAATTCCAAGCTGTTCTCCGGCGCCTCCACCGCGTTCGGCGGCGACCCTAATTCCCACGTCTCGCTGGTCGACGCCGCCATGCCCGGCATGCTGCCCGTGATCAACGAGGAATGCGTGAAGCAGGCGGTGCGCACCGGCCTCGGGCTCAAGGCCGAGATCAATCTGCGGTCGGTGTTCGACCGGAAGAACTATTTCTACCCGGACCTGCCGCAGGGCTACCAGATCAGCCAGTACAAGAGCCCGATCGTGGGCGAGGGCGTGGTGCTGGTGGACACCGCCGACGGGCAGATCGAGGTCGGCATCGAGCGTCTGCATCTGGAGCAGGACGCCGGCAAGTCGATCCACGACCAGCACCCGACGCTGTCGCTGGTCGACCTCAACCGCTCGGGCGTGGCGCTGATGGAGATCGTCTCCAAGCCGGACCTGCGCTCCTCCGAGGAAGCCAAGGCCTATGTGACCAAGCTGCGCACCATCCTGCGCTATCTGGGCACCTGCGACGGCGACATGGAGAAGGGCAGCCTGCGCGCGGACGTGAACGTCTCCGTGCGCAAGCCGGGCGATGATTTCGGCACGCGCTGCGAGATCAAGAACGTCAACTCCATCCGTTTTATCGGCCAGGCGATCGAGGCCGAGGCCCGCCGCCAGATTGGCATCATCGAGGATGGCGGCAAGATCGACCAGGAGACCCGCCTGTTCGATCCCGGCCGGGGCGAGACGCGCTCGATGCGCTCAAAGGAAGAGGCGCACGACTACCGCTACTTCCCCGATCCCGACCTGCTGCCGCTGGAATTCAGCCAGGCTTTCGTCGACGAGCTGGGCACCCACCTGCCGGAGCTGCCGGACGAGAAGAAGGCGCGTTTCGTGAGCGTCTACGGCCTGTCGGCCTATGACGCCGATGTGCTGGTGGCCGAGAAGGCGACCGCCGATTATTACGAGGCCTGCGCCAGTGGCCGTGACGCCAAGGCGGCGGCGAACTTCGTTATCAATGAGCTGTTCGGCCGCCTGAACAAGGAAGGCAAGGACATCGAGACCTCGCCGGTTTCCGCCGTTCAGATCGGCGCCATCGTCGACCTGATCGCGGACGGCACCATCTCCGGCAAGATCGCCAAGGACCTGTTCGAGATCGTGTTCACCGAGGGCGGCGACCCGCGCGTCATCGTCGAAGAGCGCGGCATGAAGCAGGTGACCGACACCGGCGCCATCGAGGCGGCGGTGGACGCGATCATCGCCGCGAACCCGGACAAGGTGGAGCAGGTGAAGGCCAAGCCGACCATGCTCGGCTGGTTCGTCGGCCAGGTGATGAAGCAGACCGGCGGCAAGGCAAACCCGCAGGCGGTGAACGACCTGCTCAAGGGCAAGCTCGGGATCTGA
- a CDS encoding glutathione S-transferase family protein: MSELQTKPIQLYYWPTPNGWKISIMLEECGLPYEVHPVNIARGEQFKPEFLAFSPNNKIPAILDPQGPGGEPISVFESGAILQYLGRKTGLFYPADERGRVEVDQWLFWQMGGLGPMAGQAHHFRIYAPEKIAYAIDRYTNEVHRLYGVMNKRLADRPYLAGDYSIADIACIGWAKLWERQGQRIEEFPHLGAWIERVLARPAVKRGMAVNAEDRGKIDLASDKEAQRIMFGQRAQG, encoded by the coding sequence ATGTCCGAGCTTCAGACAAAGCCGATCCAGCTCTATTACTGGCCGACGCCGAACGGCTGGAAGATCAGCATCATGCTGGAGGAATGCGGACTGCCCTACGAGGTGCATCCGGTGAACATCGCCCGCGGCGAGCAGTTCAAGCCGGAGTTTCTGGCCTTCTCTCCGAACAACAAGATTCCGGCGATTCTCGATCCGCAGGGCCCTGGCGGCGAACCGATCTCGGTGTTCGAGTCCGGCGCGATCCTGCAATATCTCGGGCGCAAGACCGGGCTGTTCTATCCGGCGGACGAGCGCGGGCGCGTGGAAGTCGACCAGTGGCTGTTCTGGCAGATGGGCGGCCTCGGGCCGATGGCCGGCCAGGCCCATCATTTCCGCATCTACGCGCCGGAGAAGATCGCCTACGCCATCGACCGCTACACCAATGAGGTCCATCGCCTCTATGGGGTGATGAACAAGCGCCTCGCCGACCGCCCCTATCTCGCCGGCGATTACTCGATCGCCGACATCGCCTGCATCGGCTGGGCGAAGCTGTGGGAGCGGCAGGGGCAGAGGATCGAGGAGTTCCCGCACCTGGGCGCCTGGATCGAGCGGGTGCTGGCGCGTCCCGCCGTGAAGCGCGGCATGGCCGTCAACGCGGAAGACCGCGGCAAGATCGACCTGGCTTCCGACAAGGAAGCGCAGCGCATCATGTTCGGCCAGCGCGCGCAGGGATAG
- the gatA gene encoding Asp-tRNA(Asn)/Glu-tRNA(Gln) amidotransferase subunit GatA — protein sequence MSDLTRLTITAAHEGLSQRNFTATELTKAYIDAIAPAGDLNAYVLATPEKALEMAKASDARIAKGEAGKLEGIPLGIKDMFATEGVRTTACSKIIKNFIPPYESTVTANLWREGAVLLGKLNQDEFAMGSSTESSAFGCAVNPWRRKDSEQPLVPGGSSGGSAAAVAAHICAGAAGTDTGGSIRQPAAFTGTVGIKPTYGRCSRWGIIAYASSLDQAGPIARSVNDAALLLRAMAGHDPKDSTSADLPVPDYQAAVGGSVKGKRIGIPREYRVDGMSPEIAALWDKGADMLRDAGAEIVEISLPHTKYALPAYYIVALAEASSNLARYDGVRYGERVDGRDILEMYENTRAAGFGAEVRRRIMVGTYVLSAGYYDAYYLKAQKVRTLIKRDFETVFAEGVDAVLAPTTPSAAFGVGEKSGADPVEMYLQDVFTVTLNMAGLPGISVPAGLSSEGLPLGLQLIGRPFGEAGLFSLAQVIEDAAGRFECRDKWWV from the coding sequence ATGTCCGATCTCACGCGTCTCACCATCACCGCCGCCCATGAAGGGCTCTCCCAGCGCAACTTCACGGCCACCGAGCTGACGAAGGCCTATATCGACGCCATCGCGCCGGCGGGGGACCTGAACGCCTATGTGCTCGCCACGCCCGAGAAGGCGCTGGAAATGGCGAAGGCCAGCGACGCGCGCATCGCCAAGGGCGAGGCGGGGAAGCTGGAAGGCATCCCGCTCGGCATCAAGGACATGTTCGCGACCGAGGGCGTGCGCACCACCGCGTGCTCGAAGATCATCAAGAACTTCATCCCGCCGTACGAATCGACCGTGACCGCGAATCTGTGGCGCGAGGGCGCGGTGCTGCTCGGCAAGCTCAACCAGGACGAGTTCGCCATGGGCTCATCCACCGAATCGAGCGCCTTTGGCTGCGCGGTGAACCCGTGGCGGCGCAAGGACTCGGAGCAGCCTCTGGTGCCCGGCGGCTCGTCCGGCGGCTCGGCGGCGGCGGTGGCGGCCCATATCTGCGCCGGCGCGGCGGGCACCGATACCGGTGGCTCCATCCGCCAGCCGGCGGCCTTCACCGGCACGGTGGGCATCAAGCCGACCTATGGCCGCTGCTCGCGCTGGGGCATCATCGCCTACGCCTCCTCGCTCGATCAGGCCGGTCCCATCGCCCGCTCGGTGAACGACGCCGCGCTGCTGCTGCGCGCCATGGCGGGCCACGACCCCAAGGATTCCACCAGCGCCGATCTTCCCGTGCCGGACTATCAGGCGGCGGTGGGGGGCTCGGTGAAGGGCAAGCGGATCGGTATCCCCAGGGAGTACCGCGTCGACGGCATGTCGCCGGAGATCGCCGCGCTCTGGGACAAGGGCGCGGACATGCTGCGCGATGCCGGCGCGGAGATCGTCGAGATCAGTCTGCCGCACACCAAATACGCCCTTCCGGCCTATTATATCGTGGCGCTGGCCGAGGCCTCTTCCAACCTCGCGCGCTATGACGGCGTGCGCTATGGCGAGCGGGTCGACGGCCGCGACATTCTCGAAATGTACGAGAACACCCGCGCTGCCGGCTTCGGGGCCGAGGTGCGCCGGCGCATCATGGTCGGCACCTATGTGCTCTCGGCCGGCTATTACGACGCGTACTATCTCAAGGCGCAGAAGGTTCGCACGCTGATCAAGCGTGACTTCGAGACCGTCTTCGCCGAGGGCGTGGATGCCGTGCTGGCCCCCACGACGCCGTCCGCCGCCTTCGGCGTCGGCGAGAAGTCGGGCGCCGATCCGGTGGAGATGTACCTGCAGGACGTGTTCACGGTGACCCTGAACATGGCCGGTCTTCCGGGCATTTCGGTGCCGGCCGGGTTGTCCTCCGAAGGACTGCCGCTCGGCCTTCAGCTTATCGGCCGTCCCTTCGGCGAGGCCGGGCTGTTCTCGCTGGCTCAGGTGATCGAGGATGCCGCCGGGCGCTTCGAATGCCGCGACAAGTGGTGGGTGTGA
- the gatC gene encoding Asp-tRNA(Asn)/Glu-tRNA(Gln) amidotransferase subunit GatC: protein MSVDQATVRRVAHLSRIAVTEEEVVHLQSELNAILAFVEQLGEVDTTGVEPMTSVIPMTLPLRADVVNDGGDAARVLANAPASEDGFFAVPKVVE from the coding sequence ATGTCGGTCGATCAGGCGACGGTCCGGCGCGTGGCGCATCTGTCGCGCATCGCCGTGACGGAGGAGGAGGTGGTTCACCTCCAGAGCGAACTCAACGCCATCCTCGCCTTTGTGGAGCAGCTTGGCGAGGTGGACACCACCGGCGTCGAGCCGATGACCAGTGTCATCCCGATGACGCTGCCTCTGCGGGCGGACGTCGTGAACGACGGCGGCGATGCCGCGCGCGTGCTGGCCAACGCCCCGGCGAGCGAAGACGGCTTCTTCGCCGTTCCCAAAGTGGTGGAGTGA
- a CDS encoding threonine dehydratase → MFTLDELEHALQQVHAVFPGTPQYAWPLLAGRTGAEIWVKHENHTPTGAFKVRGGLIHLERLAREGRAPRGVISATRGNHGQSLAYAGQRFGVPVTIVVPAGNSVEKNAAMSALGARLIEHGADFDAARAHAKALSETEGLLFAPSFHPDLVVGVATYSLELFRAAPPLDVLYVPIGLGSGICGAILTRDLLGLGTEIVGVQSAHAPAYALSFAAGHPVVAESADTRADGLAVRVPDAAAFEIIHKGASRIATVSDDEVAEAARIYWTDTHNLAEGAGAAALAALLQDKEGLRGRRAGVVLSGGNIDLSLFQDWVMGPAAPAV, encoded by the coding sequence ATGTTTACACTCGACGAACTGGAACATGCGCTCCAGCAGGTTCACGCTGTCTTTCCGGGCACGCCGCAATATGCCTGGCCCCTGCTCGCCGGGCGGACCGGGGCGGAAATCTGGGTCAAGCACGAGAATCACACCCCCACCGGCGCCTTCAAGGTGCGCGGCGGGTTGATCCATCTGGAGCGTCTCGCCCGCGAGGGCCGCGCTCCGCGCGGGGTCATCTCGGCGACGCGCGGCAATCACGGGCAGTCCCTCGCCTATGCCGGCCAGCGCTTCGGCGTGCCGGTGACGATCGTGGTGCCCGCCGGCAACAGCGTGGAGAAGAACGCCGCCATGTCCGCGCTCGGGGCCCGGCTCATCGAGCATGGCGCGGATTTCGACGCCGCGCGCGCCCACGCCAAGGCGCTCAGCGAAACGGAGGGACTGCTGTTCGCGCCGTCCTTCCATCCTGATCTGGTGGTGGGCGTGGCGACCTATTCGCTAGAACTGTTCCGCGCCGCGCCGCCCCTCGACGTGCTCTATGTGCCGATCGGCCTCGGCTCGGGCATCTGCGGCGCCATCCTCACCCGTGACCTGCTGGGCCTTGGCACCGAGATCGTCGGCGTGCAGAGCGCGCACGCGCCGGCCTATGCGCTCTCCTTCGCGGCCGGCCATCCGGTGGTGGCGGAAAGCGCCGATACACGGGCCGACGGGCTGGCGGTGCGCGTTCCCGACGCCGCAGCCTTCGAGATCATCCACAAAGGCGCCTCGCGCATCGCCACGGTGAGCGACGACGAGGTCGCCGAGGCAGCGCGGATCTACTGGACCGATACCCACAATCTGGCCGAAGGCGCGGGCGCCGCCGCGCTCGCCGCACTGCTGCAGGACAAGGAGGGGCTGCGCGGCCGCCGTGCCGGCGTGGTGCTCTCCGGGGGCAATATCGACCTGTCGCTGTTCCAGGACTGGGTGATGGGCCCGGCCGCCCCGGCCGTCTGA
- a CDS encoding GNAT family N-acetyltransferase, whose translation MSATGNGAVTDSAAEALFIAPATRSDLAAIVAILASDRLFGARDTTDPSVFPDYEAAFDAIEADANLTLYVARRGNEVLGTFQLILFPVLLRRGATIAIAEGVHVHPDARGLGIGAAMMAFAVEEARRRGAASIQLTSNKKRTDAHRFYERIGFERRHEGFKIDLDDRI comes from the coding sequence ATGAGCGCGACGGGAAACGGTGCGGTGACGGATTCGGCGGCCGAGGCCCTTTTCATCGCGCCCGCAACCCGTTCGGATCTCGCCGCCATCGTCGCGATCCTCGCCTCCGACCGCCTGTTCGGCGCGCGCGACACCACCGACCCGTCGGTGTTCCCGGACTATGAAGCGGCCTTTGACGCGATCGAGGCCGACGCGAACCTCACGCTCTATGTGGCGCGGCGCGGCAACGAGGTGCTCGGCACCTTCCAGCTCATCCTGTTTCCCGTGCTGCTGCGCCGTGGCGCGACGATCGCCATTGCCGAGGGCGTGCATGTGCATCCCGATGCACGCGGGCTGGGGATCGGTGCGGCGATGATGGCGTTCGCGGTCGAGGAAGCGCGCCGGCGCGGTGCGGCGTCAATCCAGCTCACCTCGAACAAGAAGCGGACCGACGCCCACCGTTTCTATGAGCGCATCGGCTTCGAGCGCCGGCACGAAGGCTTCAAGATCGATCTCGACGACCGGATCTGA
- a CDS encoding chorismate mutase — protein MRMLPENERSLAPFRAEIDAIDAEMVELLVRRFEVVKHVIAVKRVEGLAALLPERVEDVVDKVMARAETKGLPPELVEKLWRILIQWVVDYENERLG, from the coding sequence ATGCGCATGCTGCCCGAGAATGAGCGCTCCCTCGCGCCCTTCCGGGCGGAGATCGATGCCATTGACGCCGAGATGGTGGAACTGCTGGTCCGCCGTTTCGAGGTCGTGAAGCACGTCATCGCGGTCAAGCGGGTCGAGGGCCTCGCGGCCCTGCTGCCCGAACGCGTCGAGGACGTGGTCGACAAGGTGATGGCGCGGGCCGAGACCAAGGGCCTGCCGCCGGAGCTGGTCGAAAAGCTCTGGCGCATCCTGATCCAGTGGGTGGTCGATTACGAGAACGAACGGCTCGGCTGA
- a CDS encoding DUF6455 family protein gives MRVDTIDERLALFRQMMERAGLDPESTTISEEALMAAAQRCLGCRVGEECRTWLRDVPDHHPPAGFCRNVETFAAWVEQQVSEDLARREQAGSVGTGATGVA, from the coding sequence ATGCGTGTGGACACGATTGACGAACGTCTGGCCCTGTTCCGGCAGATGATGGAGCGCGCGGGGCTCGACCCTGAGAGCACCACGATTTCCGAAGAAGCCTTGATGGCCGCCGCCCAGCGCTGCCTTGGCTGCCGCGTGGGGGAGGAATGCCGCACCTGGCTCAGGGATGTTCCCGACCACCATCCCCCGGCCGGCTTCTGCCGAAACGTCGAAACCTTCGCCGCCTGGGTCGAGCAGCAGGTGAGCGAGGATCTCGCGCGCCGCGAGCAGGCCGGAAGCGTCGGGACCGGTGCGACCGGCGTCGCGTGA
- a CDS encoding AGE family epimerase/isomerase has translation MIVPAVNGETNLARPANLRAWLTDLFIPVWIERACPPGCPGYVEEVRRSDGTPVFTDTRSTLVTGRLLYSFSRAYGFDGSPATLRAAQHGLAFLLGACRLSPGHFVHAVTPDGRVIDGDADLYDLAFVLLGIGGYAKASGERGVLRIADEIAHRLDGELEDPLGGYREPAGTGERRRQFPQMHLFEAFQLLATLDPGGGWALRAGRILKLAERLIDADGRIDEWYAADWGRLDNAQREGELGHHFEWAWMLDQYADASGAQLARELAARLSGFGIKAAAITSLGPDKPIPNAIDGDGRSSSFSRPLWPTIELLRAALTGDESVWSRTTASEKAINVMFSYSIDTVSGLWVNDIDSSLHANSEIIPTRVLYHTIPCIIEYIGKSRPSHAAPTRLAPRPTQTVS, from the coding sequence ATGATCGTTCCTGCCGTCAACGGAGAGACCAACCTGGCGCGGCCGGCCAATCTCCGGGCCTGGCTCACGGACCTTTTCATCCCGGTCTGGATCGAACGCGCCTGCCCTCCTGGCTGCCCCGGTTACGTGGAAGAGGTGCGCCGGTCGGACGGGACACCGGTTTTCACGGACACCCGCAGCACGCTCGTGACCGGGCGATTGCTGTACTCTTTCAGCCGGGCCTACGGGTTTGATGGATCGCCCGCCACCTTGCGCGCCGCCCAACATGGGCTTGCCTTCCTGCTCGGCGCCTGCCGCCTGTCTCCGGGCCATTTCGTCCATGCGGTGACGCCCGACGGGCGGGTGATCGATGGCGATGCCGATCTCTATGATCTCGCCTTCGTTCTGCTCGGGATCGGGGGCTACGCAAAGGCGAGCGGCGAGCGGGGTGTCCTTCGTATCGCCGACGAGATTGCTCACCGCCTCGACGGGGAACTGGAAGATCCGCTTGGCGGGTATCGCGAGCCTGCGGGAACAGGGGAGCGACGCCGTCAGTTTCCCCAGATGCACCTGTTCGAAGCCTTCCAGCTGCTGGCAACGCTTGATCCTGGAGGAGGCTGGGCATTGCGGGCCGGGAGAATTCTCAAGCTCGCCGAACGCCTGATCGACGCGGATGGCCGTATCGACGAATGGTACGCCGCGGATTGGGGAAGGTTGGACAATGCCCAGCGCGAGGGCGAGCTTGGTCATCACTTCGAATGGGCCTGGATGCTGGATCAGTACGCCGACGCGAGCGGCGCGCAGCTGGCCAGGGAATTGGCAGCACGTCTTTCTGGCTTTGGAATTAAGGCCGCTGCCATCACTTCCTTGGGACCCGACAAGCCAATCCCCAACGCCATCGACGGCGACGGCCGGTCTTCCTCGTTCTCTCGCCCGTTGTGGCCCACGATCGAGTTGTTGAGGGCAGCATTGACCGGCGATGAGAGTGTGTGGTCTCGAACAACTGCTTCCGAGAAGGCCATCAATGTTATGTTTTCATACTCGATAGATACAGTTTCTGGACTCTGGGTAAATGACATCGACTCCTCTCTACACGCGAACTCGGAAATAATACCAACTCGTGTATTATACCATACTATCCCATGTATTATCGAATACATCGGTAAATCTCGACCATCCCATGCCGCGCCAACGCGGTTGGCGCCTCGTCCAACGCAGACTGTTTCTTAA
- a CDS encoding UxaA family hydrolase, with translation MTAPRILRLNDADNVIIAVDKVAAGAELREGVVVRRAIPRGHKIASRPIPKGDAIRKFGQVIGFARDDIPAGEWVHEHNVVLHDFERDYAFATEARPDTGLAPGEAPATFQGFRRADGRVGTRNYVGILSSVNCSATVAEFIADAVTRSGVLEDYPKIDGVVAFTHGTGCGMSSKGEEFDILARTQWGYASHPNFASILVVGLGCEVFQIPRMMKEYGIVEGPHFQTLTIQETGGTRKSIEAGVAKIMEMLPSANSVSRTSVPASELTLALQCGGSDGYSGLTANPALGAAVDLLVRHGGTAILSETPEIFGAEHLLTRRAESEEVGRKIVDLIDWWTDYVARAGGELNNNPSPGNKAGGLTTILEKSLGAVAKGGTSTLRGVYRYAERIDRKGFVYMDTPGYDPVAATGQVAGGANMLCFTTGRGSAYGCKPTPSIKLATNSDLFARMEEDMDINCGDILDGVSIEEKGREIFQLVLNIASGQRSKSELLGYGRNEFVPWQLGAVM, from the coding sequence ATGACCGCTCCGCGCATCCTGCGTCTCAACGACGCCGACAACGTCATTATCGCGGTCGACAAGGTCGCCGCGGGCGCGGAACTGCGCGAGGGTGTTGTCGTCAGGCGCGCGATACCCAGGGGACACAAGATCGCTTCGCGGCCGATCCCGAAGGGCGACGCGATCCGCAAATTCGGGCAGGTGATCGGCTTTGCCAGGGACGACATTCCGGCCGGCGAATGGGTGCACGAGCATAATGTCGTGCTGCACGATTTCGAGCGCGACTACGCCTTCGCGACCGAAGCCAGGCCCGATACCGGTCTCGCGCCCGGCGAGGCGCCGGCAACCTTCCAAGGCTTCCGCCGCGCCGACGGCCGCGTCGGCACCCGCAACTATGTGGGCATCCTGTCCTCGGTGAACTGCTCAGCCACCGTTGCCGAGTTCATAGCCGACGCGGTGACGCGCTCCGGCGTGCTGGAGGACTACCCGAAGATCGACGGGGTGGTCGCATTCACCCATGGCACAGGCTGCGGCATGTCATCCAAAGGGGAGGAATTCGACATTCTCGCCCGCACGCAATGGGGCTATGCCAGCCACCCCAATTTCGCGTCGATACTGGTGGTGGGCCTCGGCTGCGAGGTGTTTCAGATCCCTCGCATGATGAAGGAATACGGAATCGTCGAGGGGCCGCATTTCCAGACCCTGACGATTCAGGAGACCGGCGGCACGCGCAAATCCATCGAGGCCGGCGTTGCCAAGATCATGGAAATGCTGCCTTCTGCCAACAGCGTCAGCCGCACCTCCGTGCCCGCTTCAGAATTGACCCTCGCGCTCCAATGCGGCGGTTCGGACGGTTATTCCGGCCTCACGGCCAATCCGGCACTGGGCGCAGCGGTCGATCTTCTTGTGCGTCACGGTGGCACCGCCATCCTGTCCGAGACGCCGGAAATCTTCGGCGCCGAACATCTGCTCACCCGCCGCGCCGAAAGCGAGGAGGTTGGCCGCAAGATCGTCGATCTCATCGACTGGTGGACCGACTACGTCGCCCGCGCCGGCGGCGAGCTCAACAATAATCCCTCGCCCGGCAACAAGGCCGGCGGTCTGACCACCATCCTGGAAAAGTCGCTCGGCGCGGTGGCGAAGGGCGGGACGTCGACACTGCGCGGCGTCTATCGCTACGCGGAGCGTATCGACCGCAAGGGCTTCGTCTATATGGATACACCCGGCTATGACCCGGTCGCCGCGACCGGACAGGTGGCCGGTGGAGCCAACATGTTGTGCTTCACCACCGGCCGCGGATCGGCCTATGGATGCAAGCCGACCCCGTCGATCAAGCTCGCCACCAACTCCGACCTTTTCGCGCGCATGGAAGAGGACATGGACATCAATTGCGGCGACATCCTTGATGGCGTTTCAATCGAGGAGAAAGGCCGAGAGATCTTCCAATTAGTACTGAACATCGCCTCGGGACAGCGCTCCAAGTCCGAACTGCTCGGCTATGGCCGCAATGAGTTCGTGCCCTGGCAGCTCGGTGCAGTGATGTGA